TTTTTACACCAGCCTGCTGCGCCGCTGTTGCTAGTAAACGGGTACCAGTAGTATTAATCCGGAACAGGGCTTCTTCCGGCCGGTCGCTGACAGATATCATAGCTGCAAGATGGATCACTGCATCGGCGCCATGCGCCAGCCGGTGTATGGCATCTTCATCTAACAGGTTCCCATATACGAATTCAATACCGGCCTGTTGCCCAGGCTGCTCCTTACGCGATAATAGCTTCAGCTGGTGTGTGGCCGCCTGTAACAAGGGCGTTAGCACCGATCCGATATAACCTGTTGCGCCTGTTATCGCTATTTTCATCAGAAAAGATAATTGACAAATAATTGTAAAATAAGGTATTTTTCTCCGTACACCCCTTCCCGGTGGCTCCCCAACCACCCGAAAATACCCCCTGCAAAAAATTCCCCGGATCCTCCTGCTAGGATTTCAGAAAAATTATGAGTAGTATTGTTTGCAGGCATACAAGAAGCGGAAACACCAATCCTGCTGCCATAAATGGGGTATAGAACCAGAATCAGTCAGTACAAATGAAGCTTTGCAGGTCATGATGAATGAAGATGCTTTCCGGGCAATATACGAGCAGTATTGGTCCAAATTATACAGCGTATGTTTTTATACAGTGGCTTCCCGTGAAGTGGCTGAAGACCTGGTAATGGAGATTTTTCTGTCAATATGGAATAACCGGGAGAAGCTACAGATCGATAACCTGGAACATTATCTGGTAAGAGCTGCCAAAAATAAGGCGATCAAACATATTCTTCAACAACGGAAAAGTACTGCCAGTTTACATCTGATGATGGATGCGCTGGAACAGCTTCCTGCAGACAATACTCCCCAACATCACCTGGAGCTGAAAGAGCTGACAAATAGTATTGCTGACAGCGTGTCGTCCCTGCCTGAAAAAACACAACAGATTTTCCTGCTCAACCGCGAACATGGACTCACTTACCAGGAAATAGCCCAACAGCTGGGCGTTTCCGTGAAAACGGTAGAATACCACATTTCCAAAGCACTGCGTATTTTAAGCCGGTTGGTCGTCGCATATTTCATCACTTTCTTCCCTTAATAAAAAATAAATAAAAAATAGTTGGTGCAACCTTTAGGGTATTCTTCCCGAAAAGGAACTTCTTAATAGGGGGAAGGTATTGCGGCTTACTTCGAAACAGGTTTTATGAACGTAAACAAAGCATTAATAGAAAAATTTAGGGAAGGGAAAGCTACCCCCGAAGAGATACAGGCCATTCGTGAATGGGCGCAAGACGGCTCCTGGCCGGATGTTACGGAAGATGAAGTGATCCGGGAAGCCATCTGGGATAAAATGCGTGCTGAAATGCATCCCGGCGCCCCTGTTGTACCAATACGTACCAAAAACAGAACCTGGCTGAAAGCAGCTGCTGTAGGGCTGCTGCTGCTCGGTACCGGTGCTATCGCCGCTTTCCTCCTGCAACAACAGGGCGTAAAGCAGCTGGTGATCAGTTCTTCTTCTCTCGAAAAAAGAAAAATAGTATTACCAGACCATTCGGTTGTTTTCCTGGGACCCGCGTCCTCGTTGACATTCCCGGAAAAGTTTCCGGCAGACAAACGCGAAATAATATTGCAGGGAGAAGCATCTTTTGAAGTCGCGAAAGATGCACACCGCCCTTTTACAGTGATCAGTGAAAACATCCGGACCACCGCCCTGGGTACTTCTTTTAAAGTGAGGGCGTATCCGGGCGCCGGAAAAGTAGACGTATCACTCAGCTATGGCAAGGTGGTGGTATGTGGCATACAGAAAGGCGTGACCGCCGACAGTACCTATCTCAATCCGGGCGAAGCTGCTGTATATAACAATAGCAGCAAACATATCAGTAAAACAATCGCGAAAGAAGCACCGTTCAACTATAAAGAAAATGTCCTGTATTTCCATCGCGCAAACATGCAGGAAGTAATTACGAAACTCGGTATCTTTTATGGTATCCATGTAAACAGCAACCCTGCACTCAATGATGTGGAATGGCAGGTATCCGGCGAGTTTAACCAGGAAACACTGGACGTTGTTATGAGAAATATTGCTTTCACCTGTGATATTAGTTATAAAATAAGTCACGATACACTCACAATATCACCGATACAACCATGAACAGACCATAATAAATAATCATTCCACCATTTTTTAAAATTGCCTGTATTATTTAGCTGTGACGGCAGCAGCAAGCTATGCCAACAGTAGTTGTACCGCAGCTTTATGCGCAGCGGCCAGCATATGGTATGCCTTAAAATTAAAATTATCTTTTCCAAAATCGAGTTTAATTATGCAAAAAGCATTTGTTTCTTATGCGCGCAGGATCGGCCACCGGTCCCTATTGATCTGCTGCATTATGATAACTTTTACCTCCTTCCTGTCTGCAAAAAAAATGGTTGACCAGGAGCCCGACATAAAGCATGTGTTTTTGTCGCTCAACTCCGCAACGCTTCCACTGAAGCAGGTTTTTAAGGAGATAGAAAAACAAACAGACTTCCGTTTTATTTATGATGCCGCCACCTGTGATGTGCAGCAGCAGATAAATATGCGCGCCAGTAAAGAATCACTGTTTAATGTACTACAGGAGCTGGGAAAAAGAACAGGCCTGGAATTTAAACAGGTAGAACGTTATCTCTCCGTACGGCCGCAGCATAAGGATAAAACACCCGGAACTGTACCATCTGTATCACTGTTCAGCAATGCTGCTATCGCTGCGGTAAGCGAAGCCACACAGGCGGCAGATCCTGTTGTCAAAGGCAGGGTCACCGATGAAACAGGTATGCCGCTAACGGGTGTAAGTATCCAGCAAAAAGGTACTTCCCTGGGCACAGCTACGGACGAACAGGGAAACTATACCCTGAGTGCCCCTGCTAATTCCACCCTGATTTTTTCTTTCCTTGGATATGATAAAAGAGAGATACCGGTAAACAACGCCCCTGTATTAAATGTCGTGCTGACAGCCAATACCAGTGGTTTGAATGAAGTAGTGGTAGTAGGATATACCAAGCAAAAGAAAATTTCTATTGTAGGATCATTGGTAACAGTTACGGGAGATGAATTAAAACAGAGCCCTGCATCAAACCTGTCCAACGCGCTGGCAGGCCGTTTGCCGGGTTTGATTGCCATGCAGCAAAGTGGTAATCCCGGTAATGATCATTCCAAAATCCTGATCAGGGGATATTCTACCTCCGGAGATAACAGCCCGTTGATATTGATCGATGGAGTAGAAAGAAGCATGGATAATATTGATGTACAGGAAATTGAATCCATCACCGTACTGAAAGATGCTTCTGCTACTGCGCAATATGGTATCCGTGGTGCTAACGGCGTAGTGGTGGTAACTACCCGCAGGGGAAAGTCCGGCCCACCGCGTGTGGACTTCAACGCCAACTATGCTATCAACCAGGCTACGCAATTACCAAAGTTCCTGGATTCCTATAACTATGGATTGCTCCTGAATGAAGCACTGGCCAATGATGGTAAACCTGCACAATATTCGCCGGAGCAATTGCAGCAATACAAAGATGGTAAGGATCCGCTGCACTATCCGAATACAGACTGGGTTGATTTGCTGTTCCGCGAAACCTCTCCCACACAGCGTTACAACCTGAGCATCAATGGTGGTAATGAAAAAGTGAAATATTTTGTTTCCGCAGCTTACTTAAATCAACAGGGTATTCTCAGGAAATATGATAACCCTGAATACGATACCAAAGATGCTTTTAAACGTTGGAATTTCCGTTCTAATATTGATATCGCATTGTCGAAAGACTTTAATATCTCCGTGGACCTCGCCGGTATGATCACCAGCAAACATGCACCTACCGCCGGTGTGGAAGGGGATATGCTACGCCAGGTATATTGGTATCCGCCTGTGGAACTGGCTATTTTACCCGATGGAAAAATAGCGGTCCCCGGAAACCATACACAAAACCCGATTGGTGATCTGAGCAGAACAGGTTATACAGAAACCTTTGATGGAACTGCACAAGGTACCATCAGGGCCGTAAGAAAACTGGATTTTATCACCCAGGGCTTAAGTACCGGTTTAAATTATTCATTTGACAGAACTTATACTTACAGAATGAACCGCACCCAGGGTTATGGTTTATATACGTGGGATGATGCAAAAAATGAGGCTGTACTGACAAAGGGCGCAGATACGCCGGTAGAGCCTATTACAGAGTATTCCACGTCGCCGGCTTATGCGCTGAACCTGGAATACTATGTGAATTACAATCAGAGTTTCGGAAAACATAATGTGACCGGAATGGTGTTGTACAACCAGCGTAAAAAAGTGATACAGGCTTCACAATATGGAAAACCTTTTTATGTACAGGGTGTGATGAGCCGGTTGACATATGGTTATAACAACAAGTACTTTATTGATCTCAATGGCCGGTATGATGGGTCAGAGAACTTTCCGAAAGGTTCCCGTTTTGGCTTCTTCCCTTCCGTAGCAGCGGGCTGGATTATGAGCAGTGAAGATTTTATGAAAGGTATTACACCGATCAGCTACCTGAAATTAAGAGGCTCATATGGTACCGTGGGTAATGACCAGATTGGTGGGCGCCGGTTCTTATTTCAATCTATTTACCAGGGCGGTGCAGGATATAGTTTTGGTCAGAATGGGGAAGTATGGTCAGGCGGATTAAAAGAGGGCTCCGCTGGTTCTCCTTCCGTTACCTGGGAGAAACATAAGATTATGAACCTGGGCCTCGAAGCAAAATTATTTAATGATCTGTTGGGCATTAACCTGGATGTATTCCGTAAGCATGTATCTGATATCCTGATCACACCGGGAACTATCCTGGCTACTTATGGGGGGCCGTTACCAGCTTTGAATATGGGCGAAACAAAGAGCCGCGGTTTTGAACTGGAGCTGACGCATACCAACCAGCTCAATAAAAACCTGGGTTATATGATCAAAGGCAACGTCAACTTCGCTACCAGCACGGTTGTTTTTGCGGATGAACCTCCCCGTAAATATCCCTGGTTACAAACCACCGGGCATCCTATTAATCAATACTTCGGGTACCAGTCAATCGGATTTTTTCAGAGCCAGGAAGAAATCGACAAGAGTCCCACACAATTTGGTGGCCTGATTCCCGGAGATATCAAATATGCTGATCTGAATGGTGATGGCGTGATAAATGCGGATGACCGGACTTCCGTAGCCAATACGGATATTCCTACTTACACCATGGGATTGTCAATGGGGATTAACTATAAAAGTTTTGACTTCAGCGTATTATTCCAGGGCGCATTTGGTGCTTATACTGTATTGGAAAACTTTGCAGCGTATGAATTCTACAGCAATGGAAAAGTAACAGAAAGACACCTGGGAAGATGGACGCCTGAAACTGCTGCTACCGCTACTTTCCCGGCATTACATGCAAGTGATAATACCAACAACCATGTGTATTCCGACTACTGGATGAAACGTACGGATTATGTAAGACTGAAGAATTTTGAAATAGGATACCGTTTGCCAAAAAATCTGACAGACAGAATGAAGATTCAGGGTGTAAGGGTGTATATGAATGGACAGAATTTATGGACATGGATGAAGGATATGAAAGATTTCCAGTTTGATCCGGAAGCGCCATCAGGTGATGGTACCTATTATCCTCAGCAAAAGATCTACAATTTTGGTGCAACGGTTACTTTCTAAATCATCTCTCCGGAAGGAAAAACTAATTATATGAAAAGAATTATTTACCTGCTTGGCTTCCTTGGCATCCTGCTGTCCACTTCCTGTAAGAAGATCCTGGATCAGGCGCCTGAACTGGATTACGACGAAGTAAAGGTTTTTAACGACATCGATCTGACCAGTCAATTTTTGACAGATATCTATGCCAATACACTTAACCGGCCCGGTAGTTTCATGGACCTGGGAAATTCACCTTTGGCTGCCGCCTGCGATGAAGCCGATAACTCCTTCGCAGGTACGCCGTCTGATAAATTTCAGAATGGCTCCTGGAATGCCAGTGATAACCCCGAATCAGTATGGGGGACGTGTTATGCGACGATCCGGAAATGTAACCTGTTCCTGAGTAAAATCGACAATGTACCCAACAAGTACCTGGGGCTGTCCAAAGAAACGGATCTGACCCCACAAAGAATGAAAGGGGAGGCGTATTTCCTGCGCGCTTATAATTATTTTGAATTGCTGAAGCGTTATGGTGGTATCCCTATTATTAAAGAACCACTGGGCGCCGGAGATGAGGCACTCAGACTCGCCACAAGAGCCAGTTATGATGAGGTGGTGGTAGCTATTTTAAGCGATCTGGATAACTGCTTCAATAACCCGGAAATACCATTGGTGTGGTTTGGTAGCAATCCTTCCAATCCATCGCTTGATATGAACCGTGGTAATATCGGACGGGCTACCAAAACATTGGTGAAAGCACTGAAATCGAGACTGTTGCTGTATTACGCCAGCCCGTTAAATAATCCATCCAATGATCTGGCGAGATGGCAGGCTGCGGCAGACATCTCCAAAAGTATTATCGCAGATGGAAAATATTCCCTGTTCAACAGTTATCAGAATATCTTCCTGTTTTCAGATAACAATGAAGTGATGCTCACTAATCAGGCCGAGGCCTTTAATGCAGCAGTGGCAGAACCGGCAGGTATTGGCTGGGGTGGTACCAATCCAACCCAGGACCTGATAGATAAATATGAAATGAAGAATGGTAAACTGATTACAGACCTCACTTCCGGATACGATCCGCAGGATCCTTACAAGGACCGTGATCCAAGGCTGGCAGCGTCTATCAACTATCATGGTGTTACTTACCAGAACACGGTGTTAAGCATGCTGCCCGGCGGCAACCAGGACCCCGCTATTGGTGGCGACTGGACGAAAACAGGATATTACATGCGCAAGTTTCAAAACGCAAATAGTCAAAGTGGTGTAAAACGCTACTTCCCGATTTTCCGTTTCGCAGAGATCTATCTCAACTATGCTGAAGCGCAGAATGAAGCAGCAGGCCCTTCTCCTGACGTGTATGAAGCTGTGAATGTTATCCGTCGCAGGGCAGGTATCGCCGATTTACCAACAGGATTATCACAGGCAGATCTGCGTAAACGTATCTGGAATGAAAGGGCGGTGGAAATGGCTTTTGAAAAGCAACGCTTCTGGGATGTGAGACGCTGGAAGATTGCAGAATCAACATTGGGCGTGCCTATACATGGCATAAGGGTAACGAAGAATGGCGACGGATCATTACACTACAACATTATAAAAGTAGAGGACCGCGTGTTCAAACCAGAAATGTATCTCTATCCTGTACCTCAATCTGAAATGGATAAAAATCCAACTGTGCTGGTGCAGAACCCAGGATGGAATTGATCATAAAAAACACGTGCTTATGTTATGGTTATTATTATGCTTGTTGCCGTTGAAGGAAGACAAGCATACAACAAAGGAACAGACGCCAACGGTAACGGATACTGTGAAAGCTGAAAAGCCCAAGTATCTGTGGTTTGATGCCGAAGCCAATTTTGAGCGTTTTTCTAACCGCGATTCTATCCG
The Chitinophaga sp. MM2321 DNA segment above includes these coding regions:
- a CDS encoding RNA polymerase sigma-70 factor, encoding MMNEDAFRAIYEQYWSKLYSVCFYTVASREVAEDLVMEIFLSIWNNREKLQIDNLEHYLVRAAKNKAIKHILQQRKSTASLHLMMDALEQLPADNTPQHHLELKELTNSIADSVSSLPEKTQQIFLLNREHGLTYQEIAQQLGVSVKTVEYHISKALRILSRLVVAYFITFFP
- a CDS encoding RagB/SusD family nutrient uptake outer membrane protein; its protein translation is MKRIIYLLGFLGILLSTSCKKILDQAPELDYDEVKVFNDIDLTSQFLTDIYANTLNRPGSFMDLGNSPLAAACDEADNSFAGTPSDKFQNGSWNASDNPESVWGTCYATIRKCNLFLSKIDNVPNKYLGLSKETDLTPQRMKGEAYFLRAYNYFELLKRYGGIPIIKEPLGAGDEALRLATRASYDEVVVAILSDLDNCFNNPEIPLVWFGSNPSNPSLDMNRGNIGRATKTLVKALKSRLLLYYASPLNNPSNDLARWQAAADISKSIIADGKYSLFNSYQNIFLFSDNNEVMLTNQAEAFNAAVAEPAGIGWGGTNPTQDLIDKYEMKNGKLITDLTSGYDPQDPYKDRDPRLAASINYHGVTYQNTVLSMLPGGNQDPAIGGDWTKTGYYMRKFQNANSQSGVKRYFPIFRFAEIYLNYAEAQNEAAGPSPDVYEAVNVIRRRAGIADLPTGLSQADLRKRIWNERAVEMAFEKQRFWDVRRWKIAESTLGVPIHGIRVTKNGDGSLHYNIIKVEDRVFKPEMYLYPVPQSEMDKNPTVLVQNPGWN
- a CDS encoding FecR domain-containing protein is translated as MNVNKALIEKFREGKATPEEIQAIREWAQDGSWPDVTEDEVIREAIWDKMRAEMHPGAPVVPIRTKNRTWLKAAAVGLLLLGTGAIAAFLLQQQGVKQLVISSSSLEKRKIVLPDHSVVFLGPASSLTFPEKFPADKREIILQGEASFEVAKDAHRPFTVISENIRTTALGTSFKVRAYPGAGKVDVSLSYGKVVVCGIQKGVTADSTYLNPGEAAVYNNSSKHISKTIAKEAPFNYKENVLYFHRANMQEVITKLGIFYGIHVNSNPALNDVEWQVSGEFNQETLDVVMRNIAFTCDISYKISHDTLTISPIQP
- a CDS encoding TonB-dependent receptor, whose product is MQKAFVSYARRIGHRSLLICCIMITFTSFLSAKKMVDQEPDIKHVFLSLNSATLPLKQVFKEIEKQTDFRFIYDAATCDVQQQINMRASKESLFNVLQELGKRTGLEFKQVERYLSVRPQHKDKTPGTVPSVSLFSNAAIAAVSEATQAADPVVKGRVTDETGMPLTGVSIQQKGTSLGTATDEQGNYTLSAPANSTLIFSFLGYDKREIPVNNAPVLNVVLTANTSGLNEVVVVGYTKQKKISIVGSLVTVTGDELKQSPASNLSNALAGRLPGLIAMQQSGNPGNDHSKILIRGYSTSGDNSPLILIDGVERSMDNIDVQEIESITVLKDASATAQYGIRGANGVVVVTTRRGKSGPPRVDFNANYAINQATQLPKFLDSYNYGLLLNEALANDGKPAQYSPEQLQQYKDGKDPLHYPNTDWVDLLFRETSPTQRYNLSINGGNEKVKYFVSAAYLNQQGILRKYDNPEYDTKDAFKRWNFRSNIDIALSKDFNISVDLAGMITSKHAPTAGVEGDMLRQVYWYPPVELAILPDGKIAVPGNHTQNPIGDLSRTGYTETFDGTAQGTIRAVRKLDFITQGLSTGLNYSFDRTYTYRMNRTQGYGLYTWDDAKNEAVLTKGADTPVEPITEYSTSPAYALNLEYYVNYNQSFGKHNVTGMVLYNQRKKVIQASQYGKPFYVQGVMSRLTYGYNNKYFIDLNGRYDGSENFPKGSRFGFFPSVAAGWIMSSEDFMKGITPISYLKLRGSYGTVGNDQIGGRRFLFQSIYQGGAGYSFGQNGEVWSGGLKEGSAGSPSVTWEKHKIMNLGLEAKLFNDLLGINLDVFRKHVSDILITPGTILATYGGPLPALNMGETKSRGFELELTHTNQLNKNLGYMIKGNVNFATSTVVFADEPPRKYPWLQTTGHPINQYFGYQSIGFFQSQEEIDKSPTQFGGLIPGDIKYADLNGDGVINADDRTSVANTDIPTYTMGLSMGINYKSFDFSVLFQGAFGAYTVLENFAAYEFYSNGKVTERHLGRWTPETAATATFPALHASDNTNNHVYSDYWMKRTDYVRLKNFEIGYRLPKNLTDRMKIQGVRVYMNGQNLWTWMKDMKDFQFDPEAPSGDGTYYPQQKIYNFGATVTF